The Mercenaria mercenaria strain notata chromosome 8, MADL_Memer_1, whole genome shotgun sequence genome has a segment encoding these proteins:
- the LOC123566384 gene encoding GPN-loop GTPase 2-like, which translates to MFGQLVIGPPGSGKTTYCAGMVQFLSGFGRQVAVVNLDPANEILPYKADIDISDLITISDVMDTLKLGPNGGLVYCMEYLEKNIDWLKKELEKVEGKYLLIDCPGQVELYTHNNAVRNIVSELMKMDVRLVSVHLVDSHYCSDASKFISVLLTSLSTMLQMALPHVNVLSKCDLIEKYGKLAFNIDFYTEVLDLSYILDELKEDQDFHKYKKLNAALVDIVQDYSLVSFVPLVVEDKESMLRVMQVVDKANGYVFGDLEERNLQQLLSCAAGADFEYEKIQNIREKYMDTEEKLSDDSGAERDSGEKIDVDNG; encoded by the exons ATGTTTGGTCAGCTTGTGATTGGGCCCCCAGGTTCGGGGAAAACTACTTATTGTGCTGGAATGGTCCAGTTCCTATCAGGTTTTGGACGTCAG GTAGCTGTTGTGAATCTTGACCCGGCCAATGAGATTTTACCATACAAAGCAGATATAGACATATCAGATCTGATTACCATCTCTGATGTGATGGACACCTTAAAACTCGGTCCAAATGGTGGCCTTGTGTATTGTATGGAGTATCTGGAGAAAAATATAGACTGGCTAAAG AAAGAACTTGAGAAGGTTGAAGGCAAATACCTGTTGATAGATTGTCCAGGCCAGGTAGAGCTTTATACACACAACAATGCAGTGAGGAATATTGTATCAGAGCTGATGAAGATGGATGTCAGACTGGTATCTGTACATCTGGTAGATTCTCACTATTGCAG tgatGCATCAAAGTTTATATCTGTATTGTTGACATCACTGTCTACCATGCTACAGATGGCGCTACCCCATGTTAATGTATTGTCCAAGTGTGATCTCATAGAGAAATATGGCAAGCTGGCTTTCAACATTGACTTCTACACAGAGGTTCTAGACTTGTCATATATACTGGATGAATTAAAG GAAGATCAAGATTTCCACAAGTACAAGAAGTTGAATGCTGCACTGGTTGATATTGTTCAAGATTACAGTCTAGTTTCTTTTGTTCCTCTTGTTGTGGAG GACAAGGAGAGTATGTTACGTGTGATGCAGGTGGTTGACAAAGCTAATGGTTACGTGTTTGGTGACCTGGAAGAGAGAAACTTACAGCAGCTACTTTCCTGTGCTGCTGGGGCAGACTTTGAATATGAAAAGATTCAAAATATTAGAGAAAAATATATGGACACAGAAGAGAAGCTAAGTGATGACAGTGGTGCTGAACGTGATTCTGGTGAAAAGATTGATGTGGATAATGGGTGA